DNA sequence from the Methylacidiphilum kamchatkense Kam1 genome:
CCCCATAAAAAAATGCACCATTTTCACAGTTGATCGTACTGTTGTCTAAACTAAATATTTTTTCTTCGAGGACTCCTGAAAGCGTGACGATTTTAAAAATCGATCCTGGTTCTACAGGATCAGTAAGATTTTTATTTTTCAGAAAAGCAATGTTCCATTTTTCTCTTCTGTTTGGATCAAAAGAAGGCCTTTGAGCCATCGCTAAGATTTCTCCCGTTTTAGGATTCATGACTATGGCCATAATCCCATTAGGCCAAAACTCCTTTTCAACCCTATCAATGCCTTCTTCGACAATGTGTTGGATCACGCTGTCAAGCGTCAAACTAACGTTGCATCCATCCACAGGTTTTACTTCCAATCCCCTGTAGGCAGCAATTTCTTTCCCAAAAACGTCTTTTTCTATCCACTTTTCTCCCGGCGTTCCTTCCAACCATTCATTCATTGCTTTTTCCACTCCCGCCGCTCCCTTTCCATTCTCATCCAAATACCCAATCAGTGGGGCCGCTTCCCTTCCACAGGGATAAATGCGGCTGTAGTCCTCTTCAAAAGTCAAAAAATGTTCCGCAGGCAGTCTTTTTTTCTTCCATTGTTTCAATTTTTCTTTTTCGAAAGCCTCAAGTGCTTGCACTTTTTCTTCTGAAAGCCCCTTAGCTAAAAGATAGGACCGGTCCATCCGCCGGAAGTTCTGCAGGAGGCTATTTTTTTCTAGACCAAGGAGCTCTTCGAGTTCTTGTATGGTAAGGGCTGGTTCCTGAACATTCATCCCATCTAATCGCACTTTATAAGTCAAAAAACTCTGAGCCAAGGGCACATTTTTACAGTCGACTATGTAGCCCCTTTTTGGGGGAAGCACCTTGCGAACCGTATGAACCGTGGTCGCAAGTTCCAAATATTTTTCGTGTTCAAAAAGCTGAATTTGCAACAAGCGCAGGGAAATCACTGTAAACCCAAGGCTTAAAAAAGCAAAAACAATCAATGCCCTGGATCTCGTCCTGTCTGTCGAAAGATTATTTTTCTTGGACTCTACAGGCTGAAACAAAAGACTATTCATTGCCTGCGAAAAAGTCAATTGGTGCGGACTCTTCCATCATGATTACTTCAAGCTCAGACATTTTGACTAATCCAATTTTCCACTCCTTCAACCTATTCTCCAATTCTTGGGGAGAGCTGCCTTTAGCAAGCATCGCTTCCAGTCGGCTGTTTTTCCTTTTCATATCCGCAAGCTCCTCCTCTTGAATCTTCAGTTCATCGGAGATACGAAGCACTCTATTTTTCAAATAAAGGAATTCGATCCCCCCAAACATAGTAATAAAGACAGCCATTATCCAAACGAACATCATGGACAATTTGATCGAATGTTGATCTTTCAGTCGATTTTTCATACATCCTCCCTTTTCATTTTTTTAGAATTTCATTTGATGAGTCGTTGCCTTTCCTCT
Encoded proteins:
- a CDS encoding peptidoglycan D,D-transpeptidase FtsI family protein → MNSLLFQPVESKKNNLSTDRTRSRALIVFAFLSLGFTVISLRLLQIQLFEHEKYLELATTVHTVRKVLPPKRGYIVDCKNVPLAQSFLTYKVRLDGMNVQEPALTIQELEELLGLEKNSLLQNFRRMDRSYLLAKGLSEEKVQALEAFEKEKLKQWKKKRLPAEHFLTFEEDYSRIYPCGREAAPLIGYLDENGKGAAGVEKAMNEWLEGTPGEKWIEKDVFGKEIAAYRGLEVKPVDGCNVSLTLDSVIQHIVEEGIDRVEKEFWPNGIMAIVMNPKTGEILAMAQRPSFDPNRREKWNIAFLKNKNLTDPVEPGSIFKIVTLSGVLEEKIFSLDNSTINCENGAFFYGGKTLHDSHPYGMLSVREVVMKSSNIGFAKMGLELGENRLYHYARAFGFGEPTGMLPGQGESAGILYPPRLWSKLSITRIPMGQEIAVTPIQMIRAMAAIANHGYLVKPMIIKDIRNPQGKIIRSFSPVIIRRVISERTAKLVTSALVSVVSPKGTGAKAAIMGFTVAGKTGTAQKVVHGNYVKGKYISSFIGFLPAEDPEFVLMIMVDEPHGTQYYAASVAAPAFSYIGSEIAQALNLTPKCVPAQAIRIETEK